In Stomoxys calcitrans chromosome 2, idStoCalc2.1, whole genome shotgun sequence, the following proteins share a genomic window:
- the LOC131993990 gene encoding uncharacterized protein LOC131993990, producing MVLSPELRESLQKQAKAAAQAEMLARQNAAAENAAKQNAFNEMLAQQKRQADMMAHQAALRELAAKQAARQHQQPLMTEAKPLPLGVPAFKPIPQQKPSNLQLQQMAERRSAVAVDTPNSRMSVNNKLVDLYTQQLNANRTFHSHSPMVVSKPISVPAFQAMPNSVNRIATVFKTPGERTAASNNHPNYLQFEEPKFDMKDITVEELAKAANVSVDTIKHAIYVREQQLRAEHRAMLASKLREEFIRTSSSSTTTTTTSTTTTTTTTPRPFVSYVEENTVSQQQTNKMSKVMNAPKEYYPVGYDKNFDDNFKSKVDLPPTTFSCAKQKHFPGLYADTDLGCMVFHVCALTDDGMVRKSFLCPENTLFDQTILKCNWWFYVDCASSKSVYDSNIPISKSYQLMKSLTYFSKYNKNSADSGESSSSSNGGLDIQNLKDSMDEEYRKTSTPSDIGDEVTHPNNLQDEHHQQES from the exons ATGGTCCTTAGTCCGGAACTAAGAGAATCTCTGCAAAAACAAGCCAAAGCAGCAGCCCAAGCAGAAATGCTGGCACGACAAAATGCAGCAGCAGAAAATGCGGCCAAACAGAATGCCTTCAATGAGATGTTGGCTCAACAAAAACGTCAAGCCGACATGATGGCTCATCAGGCGGCCCTTCGAGAATTGGCCGCCAAACAGGCAGCCAGACAACATCAGCAACCACTGATGACCGAAGCCAAACCATTACCTCTGGGAGTGCCAGCATTTAAACCCATACCACAACAGAAACCCTCAAATCTGCAACTGCAACAAATGGCCGAACGACGATCGGCAGTGGCGGTGGATACTCCCAACTCTCGCATGAGTGTCAATAATAAATTAGTGGACCTATACACTCAGCAACTGAATGCCAATCGTACCTTCCACTCTCACAGTCCCATGGTGGTGTCAAAACCCATATCAGTTCCCGCTTTTCAGGCCATGCCCAATTCGGTGAATAGAATTGCTACCGTTTTCAAAACACCAGGTGAACGTACGGCAGCATCCAACAATCATCCCAACTATTTGCAATTTGAGGAGCCTAAATTTGATATGAAGGATATCACGGTGGAGGAATTGGCCAAGGCGGCTAATGTCAGTGTGGATACCATCAAGCATGCCATCTATGTGCGAGAACAACAGTTAAGGGCAGAACATAGGGCCATGTTGGCCTCTAAATTAAGAGAAGAATTTATAAGAACTTCAAGCAGTTCTACCACGACAACAACGACTAGTACTACCACAACAACGACAACCACTCCAAGGCCATTTGTGAGCTATGTGGAGGAGAACACTGTATCACAACAACAAACTAACAAAATGTCAAAG GTTATGAATGCTCCTAAGGAATACTATCCAGTGGGCTATGACAAGAACTTTGATGATAACTTCAAGTCCAAGGTGGATTTGCCTCctaccacattttcatgtgcaaAGCAAAAACATTTCCCAGGACTTTATGCGGACACCGATTTGGGTTGCATG GTCTTCCATGTTTGCGCCCTCACCGATGACGGTATGGTGCGCAAGTCCTTTTTGTGCCCGGAAAACACACTTTTCGATCAAACCATACTGAAATGCAACTGGTGGTTCTATGTGGATTGTGCATCATCGAAAAGTGTTTACGATTCCAATATACCCATATCAAAGAGTTATCAGCTGATGAAGTCACTAACATACTTCtccaaatataataaaaatagtgCGGATAGTGGTGAATCTTCTTCCTCCTCAAATGGAGGTCTGGATATACAAAATCTAAAAGATTCCATGGATGAGGAATATCGAAAGACGTCAACGCCCAGTGATATTGGCGATGAGGTAACGCATCCCAACAACCTGCAGGACGAGCATCATCAGCAAGAGTCATAG